One Setaria viridis chromosome 7, Setaria_viridis_v4.0, whole genome shotgun sequence genomic region harbors:
- the LOC117863900 gene encoding uncharacterized protein codes for MPSPPPPPTVCALLLPFPPSSSTTSGQQPRRLRVRSSKPSPPGLPKPSTSTRPPPRRLHEADRRLSSLVHRGDLDAALRLVRSSPRPPDVPLANRLVRDLCRRGRPADAARVVEACGPDATAATYGALVDGYCRAGLLEDARRVVDGMPAAARASSAYAYNPLIHALCDRGRVADALGVLDGMLCRGCAPDAVTYNILLEAACKARGHRRAMELVDLMRAEGCEPNNVTYNVIIDAMCRERDVDQAREFLDSLPSRGCKPNTVNYNTVLKGFCSAERWEDADELLDEMVRENCPPSEATLNVIVNALCRKGLLQKVTRYLEKMSKHGCAANVVTYNAVINGICEQGHVDSALELLNNMQSYGCKPDIVTYNTLLKGLCSAERWEDAEELMAKMTQNDCVPDNGTFNTVINFLCQKGLIVQAFEVFKQMPEKGCNPNSITYSTMVGGLAKAGKLEQALELLNEMACRGFNSDKMYQLLTEYLNKEDKIEEVVQAVHKLQGAGAPPHAALYNTVLLGLCRNGKTDYAIDVFADMVSCGCMPDELSYIILIEGLAYEGYLKEARELLSKLCSRNVLSNSLIKNEALLLDQNIHSS; via the coding sequence ATGCCTTCGCCCCCACCGCCCCCCACCGTGtgcgctctcctcctccccttccccccctcctcatccaccacctccggCCAACAACCCCGCCGCCTGCGCGTCCGCAGCTCGAAGCCCAGCCCGCCGGGCCTCCCCAagcccagcaccagcaccaggccgcccccgcgccgcctgcACGAGGCGGACCGCCGCCTCAGCTCCCTGGTCCACCGGGGCGACCTCGACGCggcgctccgcctcgtccgctcctcgccgcgcccgcccgacGTGCCCCTCGCCAACCGCCTCGTCCGCGACCTctgccgccgtggccgccccgccgacgccgcgcgcgtcgtCGAGGCCTGCGGGCCGGATGCCACGGCCGCCACCTACGGCGCGCTGGTGGACGGGTACTGCCGCGCGGGGCTGCTCGAGGACGCGCGCCGCGTCGTCGACGGCAtgcccgcggccgcgcgggccAGCAGCGCCTACGCCTACAACCCGCTCATCCACGCGCTCTGCGACCGCGGCCGGGTCGCCGACGCGCTCGGGGTGCTCGACGGCATGCTCTGCCGCGGGTGCGCCCCCGACGCGGTCACCTACAACATCCTCCTCGAGGCGGCGTGCAAGGCCAGGGGGCACCGGCGGGCCATGGAGCTGGTCGACCTCATGCGCGCCGAGGGGTGCGAGCCCAACAACGTCACGTACAATGTCATTATCGACGCCATGTGCAGGGAACGGGATGTGGACCAGGCGCGCGAGTTCCTCGACAGCCTGCCTTCCAGGGGTTGCAAGCCCAACACCGTCAACTACAACACGGTCTTGAAGGGGTTCTGTAGCGCCGAGCGATGGGAGGATGCTGATGAGCTTCTTGACGAGATGGTCCGAGAGAACTGCCCGCCGAGCGAGGCGACCCTCAATGTGATCGTCAATGCGTTGTGCCGGAAAGGATTGCTCCAGAAGGTTACTCGCTATCTAGAGAAAATGTCCAAACATGGCTGCGCGGCAAATGTTGTTACCTACAATGCTGTCATCAATGGGATCTGTGAGCAAGGGCATGTGGACAGTGCCTTGGAGTTACTAAACAACATGCAATCCTATGGCTGTAAACCTGATATCGTCACCTACAACACTCTGCTCAAGGGTCTGTGCAGTGCTGAGCGATGGGAGGATGCTGAGGAGCTAATGGCTAAAATGACCCAGAATGATTGCGTTCCAGATAATGGCACATTCAATACTGTAATTAATTTCTTGTGTCAAAAGGGATTGATTGTGCAGGCCTTTGAAGTCTTTAAGCAAATGCCTGAGAAAGGCTGCAATCCTAACTCAATCACTTACAGTACAATGGTAGGTGGACTTGCCAAGGCTGGCAAGCTGGAACAAGCCCTTGAGTTGTTGAATGAAATGGCCTGCAGAGGATTCAACTCAGATAAAATGTATCAATTGTTAACTGAGTATCTGAATAAAGAGGATAAAATTGAAGAGGTGGTTCAGGCAGTTCATAAACTGCAAGGTGCAGGCGCACCACCCCACGCTGCACTCTACAACACAGTACTGTTAGGGCTTTGCAGAAATGGGAAAACAGATTATGCTATCGATGTGTTTGCTGATATGGTGTCCTGTGGTTGTATGCCTGATGAATTGTCGTACATTATACTCATTGAAGGTTTGGCATATGAGGGCTATTTGAAGGAGGCAAGAGAATTGCTAAGCAAGTTGTGCTCTAGAAATGTTCTTTCTAACAGCTTGATCAAGAATGAAGCTTTGTTGTTAGATCAAAATATTCACTCTTCTTGA